DNA from Gemmatimonadota bacterium:
CGGTCGCGGAATTGATCCCCTTTGATCAACCTGAAGAAATTGCACGCGCAATCGAATCTTACATCCGAAATCCAGACAAGTTTGAAGCGATGAGTCGCGCATCCATTGACCGATACCACAAGGCCTTTACCCGCGAACAACACCTGAATAAGTTGATACCTCTCATTTTGGGATAAAGCATTTTTTTCATGCACTGGGTCACACGCGGTCATTAAAATCTACGTCACCAATAAGGCGAGAACCATGCGTCAATTAATTCTGTCAACCCTATCGACAATCGCTATACTCGCATACTTAACAACCTCCAACTTCGCCGCTGTACTAACCGTTTTAAGAATTGTTTTGACACGCCAGGAAATTTTTAATGAATGACAGAGTACCAACTCGTTATCTGTTAATCTACATCCTGTGTATAGCTTGCCTTTGTGGTATTGGTTTCGCAGGGCTACGCAATCACCCCTGGTCTTATGATGATCTCGATCATATTGAAAAAGCAAAGAGCGCACAGGAAAACATAACTGCTATTTTTGCACCTGAAAAAACGGCACTGCGACTGCGATTTGTCTTATCCTTCTACTTTTATGCAGCTTACAAGGTCTTTGGTGAAGAACCAACAGGGTATCATATTCTCAACATTTTACTTCACGTTCTCAACAGCCTGCTGTGTGCCCGGCTCTTACTAACGCTTTTTTCTTGTCCAAAACTCGCAGCCCTGAGTGGCTTCTTATTTGCGATCAATACAACCCACTATGAAGCAATCTACTGGGTGTCAGCCAGTGCCGCACTTTTGGGAACTGGCTTTGCCTTGACAACGGTTCTCTTTTTTGCAAAATATCTGATATCCAACCGCAAAGTTCATCTCATTGTCGCTTCTTTTGCCTATGCAGCGACAATTTTTAGTTACGAATCATTGGGCGTTATTTTTGCAATTATTCTTCTTCTATGGTTTCAACACAAATCAAAACCGCGTTTTAAGGACATCGCTATTCTATTGCCGTTTCTCGTTTTTGCTGCCCTGCTGTTTTTAATCAATGAAATCTATTATCAGAATCTTCCATCAAATCAAGAAATTTATCGCCCTGGCTTACATATACCCTACAACTTCGCTTTTTTTGTAGGACGACTTTTTCTGAATTGGAGCTTTGCACCATTCGGCTGGGAAGCCGGTGCTCCTTTTGATATACCGAGAGCCTATTTCGATTGGTATGCAGCAGCGGGATTGATAATCCTGATTGGATTGGGATATGCTGCCTATCAGTCCAAAACGATTTGTTTTGCCACTGTCTGGATTCTCATGACAATTTTGCCTTATACATTATGGGATAATTACTCCTACTTCCCCCGATATTGGTATTGTCCTGCGATAGGTGGCGCAACCGTTCTCGCCGCCTTTTTACTCTGGTTCTTTTCTATTATTCCTTTAAGTTCACGCATAAAATTCGCCTGTTTTTCGCCGATCATTATATGTCTTACAATTCTCAGTTTGCGAAAAATGGAAATTTACGAAGGGTACTACCTGTGGCATGATGCGAATTTTTATCAAAGCCCTAACCATAAAAAAGATCCCAAAACATCGATCAAATATTACGAGCGTGTTCTATCAGAATACAAGCTAAAATTTTCTCTTTTGACAAATAATTTAGGGGTATCCTATCAACAAGTAGGAGATCTTGACAAAGCTCTTCAAATGTACTATGAGACAATACAGATAGATCCAGACTATAATAAAGGCATCTTAAATTACGCTAATGCCCTATTCTTAAAGCATCGATTTTCGGAGTCTGTTCAGGTATTTTCAGTTGTAGCCAAAAGAAATCCTGCACATGTCCATCACATAAAGAAATTAGGAATCTTCCTTTATCAACGCGGCGAGATTAACGCAGCTATTCAGTTTTTTCGCCTGATTGTAAAAACAGATCCAAAAAATGAACAAAATTATTTTATTCTGGGCGTCCTCTTCCATACAAAAGGAAAAATTGAGGACGCGATATCGGCATACAAGCAAGCCCTGTCTATCAATCCAGAACATGCAAATACCAGGACCATATTAGAAAGCCTTTTGGCGAATCCCGAAATGAGCGCACCCGAATTGGAGTTTCAGTCTCAATAGCGATGACAGCCCTGCTGATATTAACTAAATAAACTATCATGAACAAAAAACGCCAACAAAAGACATCCTCTCCCCTCTTTAACCTCGCGCAATGGGAAAGCAAACCCTATTTCTTGCCCGCACTGGGCCTGTGCGGTTTGCTCATGGGTATCCTCCTCTTCGACGCCAACCTCTCCCTCACTGGCGACAACGCCCAATTCATCAACCTGGGGCGATCTCTTGCAGAAGGGTATGGACTCTCGGAGACCATCGAAGGCGAACCCGTCCCACACACCAAATACCCCTTTGGATTTCCGCTCCTCCTCGCCATCACCCACCTCCTCTTCCCCGACAACCTCATCGCGCTCAAAAGCCTCGTCGTCCTCCTCTACGCCATCTCGATCCCGCTCACCTATCTCCTCATCCGCCGCTTTGCCAGTCCCCCCATGGCACTCGGCACAAGCGCACTATGTCTCGCATCCCCTCTCCTGTTGGACTATTCGCACCAGATCATGTCCGAAATCCCCTTTCTCCTGTTTTCTCTCATCGCCCTCCTCCTCCTCCACCGCGCACAAAAATCCAGCACCCTATCCACACTCGCACTTGCAATCATCGCCATAATCGCAGCCTACTACATCCGCAGCGCGGGCCTCATCCTCATCGCCACAGGCATCATCTTCTTTGCCCTGCACAAAAAATGGAAAGAAGCGGGCCTCATCGCCACAGGCAGCTTCCTCCTCGCCCTGCCCTGGCAAATCCGCAACGCATCACTCGGCGGCACCCCCTACATCAAACAACTCCTCAGCATAAACCCCTATCGCCCGGAAGAGGGCATGATCACATTCACCGCCCTGATCGAACGCATCATCGCAAATCTCGACCTCTACGGCCTGAAAATCATCCCCTACATCTTGCTACCCAGTTTTATCGACGCCAACTATTTCGTCGGCCTCTTCTTCTCCGGCCTGACCCTCTACGCCCTGATCGTCGGACTCATAAAACGGCACTTACTCATCGTGTACCTCACCTGCTATCTGATCCTCTACATCCTCTGGCCCGATATGTGGTCCGACACGCGCTTTCTCGTCCCGGTCATACCCATCCTCTTCTACGCCATCCTCACCAGCCTGGACGAACTCCTCCACCTTCTCGCCCGAGCACTAAAAAAAACCGCCTCGCGCGCGGGTGTCGTACTCTTTTTTCTCTTTCTCCTCGGCGCAAATATTTTTGAGACCAACACCCTCGCCAAATACACCGGGAGGTTGCCAACCGAGTGGAATAATTACTTTATCGCTGCAGAATGGATAAAAAACAACACCGAACCCGATGTCAAAATCGCCTGCCGCAAACCCTATCTCATGAACGCCATTGCCAACCGCAAAGCCACGGGCTACGCCTGGAAAACGCCTGACGAGGTAATTGCCGAATTTGAGCAAAAAAGCATCGGTATCGTCGTCATCGACCAGATCGGATATCGGTCCACACCCGAATTTCTCATCCCCGCCATCCAGACACATGAAAATCGCTTTAAAGTCCTCCTCATCGTCCGCAATCCCGACACCTACGTCTTAAAATTCAGGTGAAGATCCCATTCGCATTTGTCAAAAAACGCGCCCTTTGCTATCTTTGTCTTAATTCTCATCTTCTAACCTTAAACAACACGCGATCCATGGACCTCAGCCTCGTCATACCCCTGCTCAACGAAGAAGAAAGCCTGCGCCCGCTCATGGAACAAATCCGCGGCGTGCTCTCTACCCAGGACCGTACCTACGAAGTCATCTTCATCGACGACGGCAGCACCGACGGGTCAATCACCGTATTGGAAGACCTGCACAACACCTATCCCGAAGTCAAAGTCATCCAATTTCGCCGCAACTTTGGCAAAGCCGCTGCTTATACCGCCGGATTTCAACGCGCACGCGGCACATACATCATCACCATGGACGCCGACCTGCAAGACGACCCGGCAGAAATTCCCAACCTGCTGGCCAAAATCGAAGAAGGCTATGACCTCGTCTCTGGATGGAAGAAAAAACGCTTTGACCCGCTGGGCAAAACCCTGCCCTCCAAATTCTTCAACTGGGTCACGGGCTTTGTATCGGGCATAGACATACACGACTTTAACTGCGGCCTCAAAATCTATCGCAACGAAGTCACAAAGGACATACGCGTACTCGGCGAACTCCACCGCTACATCCCCGTACTCGCCCACCTGGAGGGGTATCGCATCGGTGAAATCCCCGTCCAGCACCACCCGCGACAATACGGCGTAACCAAATACGGCTGGGGACGCCTGCTCAAAGGCTTCCTTGACCTCCTCACCGTCATGTACATCGGCAAATACATGGGCCGCCCCCTCCACCTCTTTGGCACAGTGGGCCTCATCTTTGGCATCACAGGCATGCTCATCAACGCGTACATCGCATCCCTCTGGTTCCAAACCGGCACCATTCAATACCGATATCCCCTGCTCATGCTCGGGGTTTTCCTCACCGTACTCGGCGTACAATTCGTCTGCACGGGCCTGCTCGCCGACATGTTGACCCGGGGGCCCCAGCCCAGTGAAAAATTCAACATTCGAAAAATTTTGGAATAAATGACCACCAAAAATATTCTCGTCACCGGCGGCATGGGATTTGTTGGCTCCTACCTCGTCGATGAACTCGTACAGCGCGGGCACCGCGTCCGCATCTTTGACAACCTGGACCCTCAGGTACACCCCAACCGCGAATTGCCGGACTACGCCAATCCCCATGCCGAATTTATCCAGGCCGACATCCGCGATTACGACGCCGTAAAAAAAGCCCTTCAAGGCATTGAAATCATCTTCCACAAAGCCGCCGCCGTTGGCGTGGGACAATCGCAATACGAAATCAAAAAATACGTTGACGTCAACACCGGTGGCACCGCGAACCTGCTCGACATCCTCGTCAACAACAAACACAACATAGAAAAACTCATTGTCGCAGCCTCGCAAACCAGCTACGGCGAGGGCCGCTACACATGTGCAGAACACGGTACACAACACCCTGGTCCCCGCCCAGAAAACCAGCTAAAAAAAGCCCATTGGGAACACAGGTGCCCCCTGTGCAACCAGGACATGCCTCCAGCACCTGTATCCGAAGACACCGAACGCTTATGCCATACCATCTACGCACAAACCAAAACGCATCAAGAAGACATGGTCCTCAACATAGGCCGCGCCTACAAAATCCCCTCAATAGCCCTGCGCTACTTCAACATCTTTGGACCCCGGCAATCGCTCTCCAACCCCTATACGGGTGTAACCGCCATCTTCATGAGCCGCCTCAAAAACAACAAACGACCCGTCATCTACGAAGACGGCAAACAATCGCGCGACTTCATCTCCGTCCACGACATCGTAAGGGCCAACATCCTCGCCATGGAAAAATCCGAAGGAGATTACCAGGCCTTCAACGTCGGCAGCGGAAGCGGCACATCCATCGAACACATCGCTCTGACCCTGTCCAACATCCTGGGTACTGAACACCTCGCGCCCGACATCCCCGGAACCTATCGCCAGGGCGATACCCGCCACAGCATTGCCGATATTTCACGCATAAAAAAAACACTGGGCTTTAAGCCCAGTGTCAGTTTTCAACACGGCATGGAAGAACTAGTCGATTGGGGGCGAGACCGCGAAGCCATAGACGGCTTTGCAAAAGCGCAAGACGCACTACAGCAAAGAGGGCTCATCTAAACCGGAACAAATTCACGAGTAGCAGCGGGAACCCGTTCCTGTGTCTCGTTATTCTGGCGCAGCATAGTCCGAATCTTTTCAGACCGGTCAACATCACCGTGAATCGCATAAAACAGCGCGCGATACGCCATTTGGTCGCGTTTTTCCAGATCGATGCACATCATGTCATTTCTCCTTCTATGGGTGACAGTATTTCGGTATCTTTATACAGAGCAAATCCCGTGCCATTTCTGTCATTTTTTGTAAAAATTTTTTTAATACTTGATTTTACAGAACTTATCCCAAAACACTCATATCTGACTGAAAAATTCATGTGGCAAAAATGGAACATGATGGTCAAAAAGACCACATATCGACTAACAAATTGGCACATTTTTTTCTATTCTCTTCAGGAGTAATCCTTCATGCTCGACATCAACCTCATTCGCAAAAACCCCGAAGACGTCATCCAGGCATTGAAAAAACGCATGGACGACATCGACTTCACAGACCTGCTCATCTGGGATGAAAAACGCCGCGCGCACATCGCAGAAGCCGGGCAACTGCGCGCAAAACGCAACCGCGTCTCCGCCCAAATCCCCCAAATAAAAAAAGCGGGCGGAGACATCGCCCAGGTCCAAACAGAAATGCGCGACGTCTCGACCCGCATCAAAACCATTGAAACCGAACTCGCGGAAACCGAACAAAACATCCACACATTCATCGAAAGCCTCCCCAACATACCCGCAGACGACGTACCCCCCGGAGACAAAGAAAACAACCGCGTCGTACGCACATGGGGTGAAAAACCCGCACCCGACTTTGCCCCCCAGGACCACATCGAACTCGTCACCCATCTGCGCCTGATCGACTACGAACGCGGCGTCAAAATGGGCGGAACCGGATTCTGGGTCTATATCGGCGACGGCGCACGCCTCGAATGGGCCTTACTCAACTACTTCATCGACAGC
Protein-coding regions in this window:
- a CDS encoding tetratricopeptide repeat protein, with protein sequence MNDRVPTRYLLIYILCIACLCGIGFAGLRNHPWSYDDLDHIEKAKSAQENITAIFAPEKTALRLRFVLSFYFYAAYKVFGEEPTGYHILNILLHVLNSLLCARLLLTLFSCPKLAALSGFLFAINTTHYEAIYWVSASAALLGTGFALTTVLFFAKYLISNRKVHLIVASFAYAATIFSYESLGVIFAIILLLWFQHKSKPRFKDIAILLPFLVFAALLFLINEIYYQNLPSNQEIYRPGLHIPYNFAFFVGRLFLNWSFAPFGWEAGAPFDIPRAYFDWYAAAGLIILIGLGYAAYQSKTICFATVWILMTILPYTLWDNYSYFPRYWYCPAIGGATVLAAFLLWFFSIIPLSSRIKFACFSPIIICLTILSLRKMEIYEGYYLWHDANFYQSPNHKKDPKTSIKYYERVLSEYKLKFSLLTNNLGVSYQQVGDLDKALQMYYETIQIDPDYNKGILNYANALFLKHRFSESVQVFSVVAKRNPAHVHHIKKLGIFLYQRGEINAAIQFFRLIVKTDPKNEQNYFILGVLFHTKGKIEDAISAYKQALSINPEHANTRTILESLLANPEMSAPELEFQSQ
- a CDS encoding SDR family NAD(P)-dependent oxidoreductase; translated protein: MTTKNILVTGGMGFVGSYLVDELVQRGHRVRIFDNLDPQVHPNRELPDYANPHAEFIQADIRDYDAVKKALQGIEIIFHKAAAVGVGQSQYEIKKYVDVNTGGTANLLDILVNNKHNIEKLIVAASQTSYGEGRYTCAEHGTQHPGPRPENQLKKAHWEHRCPLCNQDMPPAPVSEDTERLCHTIYAQTKTHQEDMVLNIGRAYKIPSIALRYFNIFGPRQSLSNPYTGVTAIFMSRLKNNKRPVIYEDGKQSRDFISVHDIVRANILAMEKSEGDYQAFNVGSGSGTSIEHIALTLSNILGTEHLAPDIPGTYRQGDTRHSIADISRIKKTLGFKPSVSFQHGMEELVDWGRDREAIDGFAKAQDALQQRGLI
- a CDS encoding glycosyltransferase family 39 protein, translated to MNKKRQQKTSSPLFNLAQWESKPYFLPALGLCGLLMGILLFDANLSLTGDNAQFINLGRSLAEGYGLSETIEGEPVPHTKYPFGFPLLLAITHLLFPDNLIALKSLVVLLYAISIPLTYLLIRRFASPPMALGTSALCLASPLLLDYSHQIMSEIPFLLFSLIALLLLHRAQKSSTLSTLALAIIAIIAAYYIRSAGLILIATGIIFFALHKKWKEAGLIATGSFLLALPWQIRNASLGGTPYIKQLLSINPYRPEEGMITFTALIERIIANLDLYGLKIIPYILLPSFIDANYFVGLFFSGLTLYALIVGLIKRHLLIVYLTCYLILYILWPDMWSDTRFLVPVIPILFYAILTSLDELLHLLARALKKTASRAGVVLFFLFLLGANIFETNTLAKYTGRLPTEWNNYFIAAEWIKNNTEPDVKIACRKPYLMNAIANRKATGYAWKTPDEVIAEFEQKSIGIVVIDQIGYRSTPEFLIPAIQTHENRFKVLLIVRNPDTYVLKFR
- a CDS encoding glycosyltransferase family 2 protein, producing MDLSLVIPLLNEEESLRPLMEQIRGVLSTQDRTYEVIFIDDGSTDGSITVLEDLHNTYPEVKVIQFRRNFGKAAAYTAGFQRARGTYIITMDADLQDDPAEIPNLLAKIEEGYDLVSGWKKKRFDPLGKTLPSKFFNWVTGFVSGIDIHDFNCGLKIYRNEVTKDIRVLGELHRYIPVLAHLEGYRIGEIPVQHHPRQYGVTKYGWGRLLKGFLDLLTVMYIGKYMGRPLHLFGTVGLIFGITGMLINAYIASLWFQTGTIQYRYPLLMLGVFLTVLGVQFVCTGLLADMLTRGPQPSEKFNIRKILE